Within the Raphanus sativus cultivar WK10039 unplaced genomic scaffold, ASM80110v3 Scaffold2566, whole genome shotgun sequence genome, the region AGTAAgtgcatttaatattttattggtaGATAATATCTTATTGGTATTAGCTATCGGTATTTAATATCTTCTGGACTTTATCACTGGGGTTGGATGGAACTATCCATGTGATCTGTGGAGTATTGGTTGCATACTTGTTGAAATTTGTTCGGCGAGTAACTTACTGCGTACATATTTTCATTAACACCAGGATTCATCTTACCATTGTCTCAATCGAACATGCATTTCTTCTAAATAATGGAAAGGGTACGAGGACCGTTACCGCCTCATATGGTGCTCAGAGCTGAGTAAGAACAACAAGATCATCCTTTAAGCAGCACCCTATTAGTAACAAGATCAAAGTTATGTCAAAATCAAAACTGTTCTTGCAGCAGGCGCTCTGAGAGATACTTCAGGCGAGGTGCAAAGTTAGATTGGCCTGAAGGTGTGACATCAAGAGACAGCTTAAAAGCAGTATGGAAATTTCCGAGGTTACCGGTATATAAACTCTCAAGGATCAATATTAAATAACTTTGGACTTGACATTCACTTATCATGCAGCATGTGGATCACTCAGCAAAAGACGATCTGATAGATTTATTACAAGGGCTGCTTGAATATGATCCACCGGTGAGGCTCAAGGCAAGAGAAGTATTGAGCCATCCATTCTTCACAAGAAGCCTGGAACAAAGTATTCCCTTTAACCCAATCCCCTCATCCATTTTTATATAACcacaaaaactaaaaagaagaaacagCAGATGAATGTTTGGATCAGATCTGCAATTTCTGGTTTTCTTCACTTGTCttgaaaaaagagagagagtggtGTACATGATTTTTATGTCTATTTAGTTGCCTTATATAAAGATCATTAAAAAAACAGAGTGGTGTACAGACTTTCTATCTATTACAtgttaaattgttttaaatcttATTGTCTTTCAAACTTCTTTCACATGTTATATGTAAGGATCGTGTACTTTGGCTATCTATTATATTCTTGTCCatgaaaaaaatgtaataaaagttGTGTCAGAACAGAGGATCCCTTAGAAATGATGTTTCAGCCCGCTTGAGTTCTTTAGCTACCTGGATCATCTTCGGTCGGTCTTCATCCCTCTCCTTACAACATCTCACTGCAAGTAAAACACAAGCTTCCACCTGCAATCTTTGAGCACTCGTAACATCTTTCATCATCATAGGATCAATTACTTCAATGAGCTTCCCAACCTCGTTTAACCCTTTCACATATTCAAGAATACCTACCTGATAGCCATCAGATACGGTGAAGTAAACCGATCTACCACTGAGAAGAACCATCAACAAGACTCCAAAGCTGTACACATCAGTATACTCCGACACAACCAATGTTGCAAAATATAACGGATCTAGATACCCGTACGTACCCAGCACGTCTTCAGCTTCTATCTGTGATTTTCCTTCCTCGAGCGATATTGAGAAAGACATATCCGACAGCTTTGCGGTCCAGTTCTTGTCCAAGAAAACGTGCATCGGTTTAACATCTCTATATATGATGATCTTAGGGAAGGCCATGTGAAGATAAGCCAAAGCGTTCGCAATCTCCTTTGCAATCTTTAGCCTCAAACTCAAAGGCAGTAAAGATTCCTCCCCGTTAATGGTGGTAACACCTCCTCGAGGATTCAAGACTCCATGTTCTGCATGTTCAAAAACAAGAACTGGAAAAGGGAACTCGAGACAAGATCCTAGTAGTTTAAGAAAGTTGCTGTGGCTGCTCATCCGAGCAGACAAGACTATGTCTTTGTAAACCTCTCCTACTCTGCGATCAGTGACTTTATACTCGGAGAATCTTTTGATCATGTAAGATCTATCTTCGATAACTCCTCTGTACCATATGTAGAACCCTTCTTGGGCGATAGAACAACTGGCGTCGAAGTGGTTGGTAGCTTTAAGGATCTGAGAAGAGGAAAAGCTGCGTATAGGAATGGTTTTACCGTTGCAATCAGCGATGAGTTCTTTGAGTAAGATGCTTCCATTCTCCAAGAATCTCATTTGCTTCTTTATGCTTCTTTCCTTGTTCTTCCGAAACGAACCAGAACTCAGATTGTTCTTTAACTTCTTCACCATTGAATCCATTGAACAGTTGATTAGTTGTCGTAGCAGAGATGTTCAGCTTTACtcagtttgtttttgtttctttgtttagtTGGTTTGACTAGAGAAACCCTCCGTTGAAAAGTCATAAACTTCGTCCGGAGTTGTAGACTAAAGCATATAAATACAAACGTTATGTTCTCATGAAACTGCTAAGAAACAAAGTGTCTATATTCACCGACGATGGACATTTGTAATAAAGTCTGCGTAATTGGTATGATACTTTTGGAAACGTTATGAGAAGATCATATATGTAGCTTAAGTAACTGAGCAGAGAGAGGTAGAACATAGTACAAGAGTATCAAACTTGTGTACTTTCTCATTCAGAATCAGAGCTCTGTGTTATCGggtaaaatcaatatattttacaGAATATCCGATTTGATCCGTCGATtcagtaaaaaataataaaaatttcattttttcaaaatttattaaaagaaaaagaaattttttaataaaaataataatatttcattataaattatttaaaaactgtatacttttaaaaatttaatgaccaaataattaatttagtgaataaaataactaaagatctatttagatatattaaattatatgtatatgtacattacggatcagatcagatatttgtttttttaaatgagtatttGTGATTTTCTCCTTATTTGACgaatattgaattttaatatttgtttcgaTTCGTAAAGTTACAGATATCCTGATTTTTAGGATTGAATTGAAACGAataacggatcgaatcaaattttacggatattttgcccacccctaatattgttatcaatactattaaaacataatctAACTTTTATCAGACTATGTTTTgaactataaaaaattataacagtCCAACTAAAATAGATCCATTAgtttttatcatataatattttttaactgaTAACATGGAGATTCATTATATCGAcacaaaataatgaaaaaataaataatatatatagaagaaagtctataaattaaattaatactcgacaAATAAATAGacacaataattaataaattttactgGTCTTGAATTAGACATAGGTAAAATATAACTTAATTCGATAAAATAACAATTacataaatattgtatatataacttttatacaaacataaacaaatcatttaaaaaatgaatttatctttcatttttaaaaaatcaatattctGATGTTTTAATTGAATTTGagataaaatacattttatatactACCACCAAATTCAACACAca harbors:
- the LOC130505769 gene encoding serine/threonine-protein kinase AFC1-like isoform X2, yielding MERVRGPLPPHMVLRAERSERYFRRGAKLDWPEGVTSRDSLKAVWKFPRLPHVDHSAKDDLIDLLQGLLEYDPPVRLKAREVLSHPFFTRSLEQSIPFNPIPSSIFI
- the LOC130505769 gene encoding serine/threonine-protein kinase AFC1-like isoform X1; this translates as MERVRGPLPPHMVLRADRRSERYFRRGAKLDWPEGVTSRDSLKAVWKFPRLPHVDHSAKDDLIDLLQGLLEYDPPVRLKAREVLSHPFFTRSLEQSIPFNPIPSSIFI
- the LOC108853865 gene encoding serine/threonine-protein kinase ZRK3, with product MDSMVKKLKNNLSSGSFRKNKERSIKKQMRFLENGSILLKELIADCNGKTIPIRSFSSSQILKATNHFDASCSIAQEGFYIWYRGVIEDRSYMIKRFSEYKVTDRRVGEVYKDIVLSARMSSHSNFLKLLGSCLEFPFPVLVFEHAEHGVLNPRGGVTTINGEESLLPLSLRLKIAKEIANALAYLHMAFPKIIIYRDVKPMHVFLDKNWTAKLSDMSFSISLEEGKSQIEAEDVLGTYGYLDPLYFATLVVSEYTDVYSFGVLLMVLLSGRSVYFTVSDGYQVGILEYVKGLNEVGKLIEVIDPMMMKDVTSAQRLQVEACVLLAVRCCKERDEDRPKMIQVAKELKRAETSFLRDPLF